Within Amycolatopsis sp. FDAARGOS 1241, the genomic segment CGGCCGTTGGCGATCGTCGCCGCGAGCCGCCGGAAATCATGCCGGGACGAGACGTCTGTCTCCCAGTCGGTGCGCTGCTTCGCGAGTGCTTCGGCCGGAAGATCGGCGACCCACACGGCGTCGAGGACCGCACCGGCGTCGCGGGGCAGTTCGGTCGCCGGTCGCTCGCCGCCCTCGGCCACAGGGACGACCGGAGCCGCTTCGAGGACCGCGATGCGGTCGGGCATCGCCGGGTGGCTGTCGAACGACGACGTCGTGCGCTCGCTCGGGTTCCGCCGGAGCTTTGCCAGCTCCCGAGCACGGCTTTCGTCGGAGCCGGCCGCCCAGCCCCGCATCAGGTCGTCGAAGACGAACGACTGCCACCCGGGCGACAGTGCAGCGATCCGGCGCAGGGCACCGACCGCCGCGCCGGTGGCCGCGACCTCAGCGGACGCGACGTCGGCGGCGAGCTCCTGGGCACGGCCGACGCGCGCCGACACCGAGAAGTAGAGCGAGCCGTACGCCTGGAAGAGCGGACGCACCAGCCGGCCGGACCACGAGGCACCGTCGAGTCCACTCCGGACTCGCATGATCACGACCCGACCGCGATAGGTGGCGACCGCGAAGCGGGTGTCGCGATTGCCGTGGTGCGCCAGTTCGTGGCCGAGCACGGCCCGGAACTCGTCGACGCGCAGCCCGGCGAACAGCGGAGCGCCGATGGCCGGCCTTCGCCGTGTGACCCGCAGCCCGAACCACCGCCCACAACTCGGGTTGTACTTCTGCGGTGATTGGCACGCCCTCGTCGTCGCGCAAGCGGTCGAACGTGAACGGCGGCGAAGACGGCGAACTCGACCTCGTGGGAGAGCTGGGCGTGGAACGCGTTCACCTCCACCACCACGGTCGCGGCCACGAGCGCCAGTACCCGCACCGGGAACCCGGCCAGGCAAGCCGACAGCGAGCAGTGCTCGAGCGGAGTTCTTCATGGACTGACGGA encodes:
- a CDS encoding M48 family metalloprotease, with amino-acid sequence MLGHELAHHGNRDTRFAVATYRGRVVIMRVRSGLDGASWSGRLVRPLFQAYGSLYFSVSARVGRAQELAADVASAEVAATGAAVGALRRIAALSPGWQSFVFDDLMRGWAAGSDESRARELAKLRRNPSERTTSSFDSHPAMPDRIAVLEAAPVVPVAEGGERPATELPRDAGAVLDAVWVADLPAEALAKQRTDWETDVSSRHDFRRLAATIANGRSIADFLDALDAGRIEDPADPACRFRRAPTWRRAGSCCARPATPTIHCGPVTPRLRGRREVDDLVVGLVRAAAQPAIRRSALPGARSRRGREHRTAARRAPRNQPRSSLRRKSFVEILPDSRRRKSGVVHWPEVVPPAVSLPPDDEVTAPTFIAAAEIDETQHAFVGSTARVVRRWIGTQLGKLGPGIEDVQQFRPAACGRTRRHGHVAATC